A window from Onychostoma macrolepis isolate SWU-2019 chromosome 07, ASM1243209v1, whole genome shotgun sequence encodes these proteins:
- the LOC131544736 gene encoding uncharacterized protein LOC131544736 produces MLMALSYGSQPNLLPQQYPPPLLPKPGRDNARLQKLLKKNAKKKVGSSSQTPIPFRSNLSPVNEASPDLEHSDHSTPPRTPETPLFSRTLDSQYSSSSPFYRHSTSPYLYPANSSRYSSTPTLSAQSYSYPARSLEHQIAPLYTCSSILFDDDSEQATDSDPDTSFEIAFSQTLQSISSRAGTTHGTFGERQTYQASVQMQAPPLAPVQPPAPNLTSACAPGYQTQPSISQVPVSQSNREGYKNVAPAPITHTHLTHNHVMETAGSHFKTSTMEKIAAFPQTRIYTPKTSFYEISKPPIQDSWTCGSTFQGEVQFNAKNPVIDVKQNSGMLAEAQTPSSQINTYVTPVTGAKRPVLEASADNQPLFNSTLSTTTVSTENQKGPMPQNHRLQPPLSTSVKAKSAAVDHDDALKKIAVDKIRNSIPNGVVFTTGLKPFISNAYSEECLTPKISKCEVSLSKTLAEASKSSSRACEVLTSTVPQEYPMTKTETSETCIMTPAKAVPTHISEETSMLVLSRNYQTPSTPVYWSPRPPARFVGNQRPSQNDTNIPKRKSIYYGLTPAEYAAYGGIKVNSHGDPSVSKPEVPEEFKNMTCKNYMSKSPTQEKFSIISDFNAEKPTEALQTSVAALPSQILMTNQTKAQVSDKTEIQTISNSTSEIPVQILKEKETIPGVKPMPLALNPEDTMYHGLQTTPLRMAINPTAVAEAPRQLNSGSTDIATPPFTAEGKKMPTYPFPLVQSNIPNSDITGLLTKKFLSVQNIRQQMVQSENAHRSIYPTESFNPASVKAMQLQVSTNQEQKTMSCLSKCSLETHQTYSAVTDSTTTTDPGNELHNIMNTKNESFNKLTTNSTNVTDSRMPSADTRSYTKVPPDIKSTALSKLEETHSSSRLGASIFTSPSKTEISRPRASCMSNADSPDVLPKSNIFNPPTPAKTDIFNSTSHSKPEAFQLANTFKSDISNSVVYSKSEANKTAVLINPNSTPSSLKPITKINQTPEETKGQQIQKHDINVQSIPSPSNKTSRSSKVPSEAQIFSPAPNTEAPVTHLAMDKSSKLDNSKEGLIPLSTNIKELNSPTDLASDLQDSNKTKTDFKAAAKVTVESKLSNSTMQQRNLKEMIKPSNNVHQDTKSNMEIVETKSVKSDTQKPLPSSNMKSLRKALSAENSLAAMILKAAKSLPLSASESSAKSQTQAKVSHLDVKPQHAQDSKVDLVTDAKVKVLKSDTSKPQKCSKDSLVTERQNEAVATEDGKFKETLSEPTLDDQKRQNDEPMGAQKPKGLKAKLSGWTRLKKHMVVEPEAPSFPESEVDKNAQKADIKISGKDKSGGAKEESLGGQDVLKKKDEPRATKMWDAVLFHMFATKENIMNQIHSNKTEDERKKIENDSQLVPSFVHRLPILLYSPRFNARKLKEAAAKPLNKIATTFERGLLHRKQKGEEPKDFNRTAKGFGASTGKTADV; encoded by the coding sequence ATGCTGATGGCTTTAAGTTATGGTAGTCAGCCTAATCTGCTTCCACAGCAGTACCCTCCTCCTCTACTGCCAAAACCAGGGCGAGACAATGCCCGTCTGCAGAAACTCCTGAAGAAAAATGCCAAGAAGAAAGTCGGCTCTTCCTCTCAGACACCCATCCCATTCAGGTCCAATTTGTCGCCAGTCAATGAGGCCAGCCCTGACCTGGAGCACAGTGACCACTCCACCCCTCCAAGGACTCCAGAAACCCCTCTCTTCAGCAGGACCCTCGACTCTCAATATTCCTCCAGCAGCCCGTTCTACCGTCACTCCACCTCCCCATACTTATACCCTGCCAACAGCTCACGCTACAGCTCTACGCCCACACTGTCGGCCCAATCGTACTCTTACCCTGCCCGATCACTGGAGCACCAGATAGCACCTCTATACACATGCTCATCTATCCTTTTTGATGATGACTCGGAGCAGGCCACAGACTCTGACCCAGATACGTCCTTTGAGATAGCCTTCAGTCAAACCCTTCAGTCCATTTCCTCAAGAGCAGGGACGACTCATGGCACATTCGGTGAACGACAGACCTATCAAGCCTCAGTACAAATGCAAGCTCCCCCTTTGGCTCCAGTTCAACCTCCCGCTCCAAATTTGACATCGGCCTGTGCGCCGGGTTACCAGACACAGCCTTCCATCTCTCAGGTTCCAGTGAGCCAATCCAACAGGGAAGGATATAAAAACGTTGCACCTGCACCCATTACTCACACACATCTCACACATAATCACGTCATGGAAACAGCTGGGTCACACTTCAAGACTTCCACAATGGAGAAAATAGCTGCTTTTCCACAAACAAGGATTTATACTCCAAAAACCTCCTTTTATGAGATATCAAAGCCACCTATTCAGGACTCCTGGACCTGTGGTTCAACGTTTCAAGGAGAAGTacaatttaatgcaaaaaatcCAGTGATAGATGTTAAACAAAATTCAGGGATGCTGGCTGAAGCTCAAACACCTTCTAGTCAGATAAATACATATGTAACCCCAGTTACAGGGGCAAAAAGACCTGTTTTGGAGGCTTCTGCAGATAATCAACCCTTATTTAACTCTACATTATCCACCACAACGGTCTCTACAGAAAACCAAAAGGGGCCCATGCCTCAAAATCACCGGCTCCAGCCTCCCTTATCGACTAGTGTAAAAGCTAAAAGTGCAGCTGTTGATCATGATGATGCCTTGAAAAAAATTGCCGTGGATAAAATAAGGAATTCCATTCCAAATGGTGTTGTGTTCACCACAGGACTCAAACCGTTCATTTCTAATGCCTATTCTGAGGAATGCTTGACACCAAAGATTTCTAAATGTGAAGTTTCCTTATCCAAGACCCTTGCTGAAGCTAGTAAGTCAAGCTCTAGAGCATGTGAGGTGCTTACATCTACAGTTCCACAGGAGTATccaatgactaaaactgaaacttcAGAAACCTGTATAATGACACCAGCCAAGGCTGTTCCAACACATATAAGTGAGGAGACGTCCATGCTTGTACTCTCCCGAAACTATCAAACACCAAGTACGCCTGTATACTGGTCACCAAGACCACCAGCACGCTTTGTGGGCAACCAGAGGCCATCACAAAATGATACTAACATCCCGAAACGAAAGTCAATATACTACGGTTTGACACCTGCTGAATATGCTGCTTATGGTGGAATCAAGGTGAATTCACATGGTGATCCATCTGTATCTAAGCCTGAAGTACCAGAAGAGTTTAAAAACATGACATGTAAGAATTACATGTCCAAATCTCCAACTCAAGAAAAGTTCAGCATCATATCTGATTTCAATGCAGAGAAACCCACAGAGGCTTTACAAACTTCAGTGGCTGCGCTGCCCTCACAGATCTTGATGACAAACCAAACGAAGGCACAAGTATCTGACAAAACTGAAATACAAACTATCAGCAATTCCACTTCAGAAATACCAGTTCAAATTCTGAAGGAGAAAGAGACAATCCCTGGAGTAAAACCAATGCCTCTAGCTTTAAATCCTGAAGATACAATGTACCATGGGCTTCAAACTACACCTTTAAGAATGGCCATAAACCCCACTGCTGTAGCAGAGGCTCCTAGACAACTAAATTCAGGGTCCACAGACATCGCCACCCCTCCTTTTACagcagaggggaaaaaaatgccaACCTACCCTTTTCCTCTAGTACAGTCAAATATTCCGAACTCAGATATAACCGGATTGTTAACAAAGAAGTTCTTGTCGGTTCAAAATATCAGACAGCAAATGGTGCAGTCAGAGAATGCACACAGATCTATATATCCAACAGAAAGCTTTAATCCTGCATCAGTGAAAGCAATGCAATTACAAGTTTCTACAAATCAAGAACAGAAAACAATGTCATGTTTATCCAAGTGTTCTTTAGAAACCCATCAGACTTACTCTGCTGTCACTGACTCTACTACTACTACCGATCCAGGTAACGAACTCCACAATATCATGaacaccaaaaatgaaagcttcAATAAACTCACAACAAACTCAACCAATGTCACAGACTCTAGAATGCCATCTGCAGACACCAGAAGTTACACTAAAGTCCCCCCTGATATTAAATCTACAGCCCTCTCAAAGTTGGAGGAAACTCACTCAAGCTCAAGGTTAGGTGCATCTATCTTTACATCCCCCTCAAAGACAGAAATATCCAGACCTAGAGCCTCATGTATGTCTAATGCAGACAGTCCTGATGTTTTGCCCAAATCAAACATATTTAATCCTCCAACTCCTGCTAAAACAGATATATTTAATAGTACAAGTCACTCCAAACCAGAGGCATTTCAACtggcaaatacatttaaatcagATATATCTAATTCTGTAGTTTACTCTAAATCAGAAGCAAATAAAACTGCAGTTTTAATAAACCCAAATTCAACACCTTCCTCATTGAAACCCATTACTAAAATCAATCAAACCCCTGAAGAAACCAAAGGTCAGCAGATACAGAAACATGACATCAATGTGCAATCTATTCCAAGCCcttcaaacaaaacaagcagATCATCCAAAGTCCCCTCAGAAGCACAGATATTTTCACCTGCACCTAACACTGAAGCCCCAGTCACCCACCTGGCAATGGATAAATCTTCTAAACTAGACAACAGCAAAGAAGGATTAATACCTCTAAGCACTAATATAAAAGAGCTAAACTCACCTACAGATTTGGCATCAGACTTACAGGACtccaataaaacaaaaactgatttcAAAGCTGCAGCTAAAGTTACGGTTGAATCTAAATTAAGCAATTCAACAATGCAACaaagaaatttaaaagaaatgatcaaACCTTCAAATAACGTACACCAAGACACCAAATCAAATATGGAAATTGTGGAAACCAAATCCGTAAAATCTGATACTCAAAAGCCTTTACCGTCTTCAAATATGAAGTCTCTTCGAAAAGCTCTAAGTGCAGAAAATAGTCTTGCCGCCATGATTCTCAAAGCTGCCAAATCTCTACCACTCTCTGCATCTGAAAGCTCTGCTAAATCCCAGACACAAGCCAAAGTATCTCATTTGGATGTAAAGCCACAACATGCTCAGGATTCAAAAGTTGATCTTGTCACAGATGCTAAAGTCAAAGTGTTGAAGTCTGATACCTCAAAACCTCAAAAGTGTTCAAAAGATTCATTAGTAACTGAAAGGCAAAATGAGGCTGTAGCCACTGAAGATGGCAAGTTTAAAGAGACTCTCTCTGAACCCACACTAGATGATCAGAAGAGACAAAATGATGAACCTATGGGTGCTCAGAAACCCAAAGGCCTGAAGGCCAAGCTCAGTGGCTGGACAAGGCTGAAAAAGCACATGGTGGTTGAACCTGAAGCCCCCAGTTTTCCAGAGTCTGAGGTGGATAAAAATGCTCAGAAAGCAGATATAAAAATAAGTGGTAAAGACAAGTCTGGAGGGGCCAAAGAAGAGTCATTGGGTGGACAGGATGTGCTGAAAAAGAAAGATGAGCCCAGGGCAACAAAAATGTGGGATGCTGTACTATTTCATATGTTTGCAACAAAGGAGAACATTATGAATCAGATACATAGCAACAAAACTGAGGATGAGCGGAAAAAAATAGAGAATGATAGTCAGTTAGTCCCATCCTTTGTCCATCGCCTGCCCATCCTTCTCTACAGTCCACGATTCAATGCCCGGAAGCTGAAGGAGGCGGCTGCGAAACCTCTAAACAAAATAGCAACCACCTTTGAAAGAGGGCTGCTGCATCGCAAACAGAAAGGTGAAGAGCCGAAAGACTTCAACAGAACAGCCAAGGGATTTGGTGCATCTACAggaaaaacagcagatgttTGA
- the lsp1b gene encoding lymphocyte-specific protein 1 isoform X1, whose protein sequence is MSSSILRRNSSKKGLEKLQRITVQRSLEDAEEIEREQRRRARASSSTEPPMTPQDSPRTAQTLDNQGQNDLVPSYPSSLEEDEGFSDWTHLSRRKQGQMEHKDVETHLNGSRHSKLQLCSSSAQQSKLHDINVYDSTPFIKTRPPLSNQQNLDEVGDDVASGARDQERRDNIKAAEREEGETGQWCVEEDDPRRAKGHESSFWKKQNQSYDMDEKKEKKAEMKISYTSTVLLQQNGRQYITNGQEGRETNDRELKIQSNMDSSVDSAAVSSPESVSEEVFVKSNEENQQHRDTGDQTHEEVQRRMREEERERKRRDVMEKLKRLSISSGDPEEPFSPLSPRSPSYMAEGEEWQSEGTSSITERTESLNRSIKKKNSIKKTQPPTIISKLDGRLEQYNHAIEESSKEGSVVKVMDVPTPPEPVSARKTLFEAGEAWNPNSAKAVSSKDTEGMKVGVADLINQWVKGNSDVSIKSPSSKAACQDVKAGEVRNIKCMWENLGDASSPDKQFAKGLAGKRYKFVENGHGKYEKVFINDDTN, encoded by the exons atgtccAGCTCAATCCTACGACGAAATTCCAGCAAGAAGGGATTGGAGAAACTCCAGAG AATCACTGTTCAGCGCAGTCTGGAGGATGCAGAAGAAATTGAGAGAGAACAACGACGCCGTGCAAGAGCCAGTTCCTCTACTGAGCCTCCTATGACCCCACAGGACAGCCCTCGCACTGCACAGACTCTGGACAACCA GGGTCAGAATGATCTGGTTCCAAGCTATCCATCCTCTTTGGAAGAGGACGAAGGCTTCAGCGATTGGACACATCTGAGCAGGCGCAAACAGGGACAAATGGAACATAAAGATGTAGAAACACATCTCAACGGCTCCCGTCACTCAAAACTCCAGCTTTGTTCCAGCTCTGCTCAACAAAGTAAACTGCATGATATAAATGTGTACGACAGCACCCCATTCATAAAGACCAGACCCCCCCTTTCAAACCAGCAAAACCTGGATGAGGTTGGTGATGATGTAGCCTCGGGTGCCAGAGACCAGGAAAGGAGGGATAACATTAAGGCAGCAGAGAGGGAGGAGGGAGAGACTGGACAGTGGTGTGTAGAGGAGGACGATCCAAGAAGGGCAAAAGGTCATGAGTCATCTTTCTGGAAAAAGCAAAATCAGAGCTATGACATGGATGAGAAG aaagaaaagaagGCAGAGATGAAGATTTCCTACACCTCCACAGTCCTCCTCCAACAGAATGGGAGACAATACATCACTAATGGACAAGAGGGGAGGGAAACAAATGACAG AGAACTGAAGATACAGAGCAACATGGACTCTTCAGTCGATTCAGCAGCTGTCAGCAGTCCAGAAAG TGTGTCTGAGGAGGTGTTTGTGAAGAGCAATGAAGAGAACCAGCAGCATAGAGACACGGGAGATCAGACTCATGAGGAGGTGCAGAGGAGGATGAGAGAGGAGGAgcgagagaggaagaggagggatGTGATGGAAAAGTTGAAGAGGTTGAGTATATCCAGTGGAGATCCAGAGGAGCCCTTCAGTCCTCTCAGCCCCAGGAGCCCCTCCTACATG GCTGAGGGTGAGGAGTGGCAATCAGAAGGTACAAGCTCG ATTACTGAGAGGACTGAGTCTCTAAACCgctccattaaaaaaaa GAACAGCATAAAGAAGACCCAGCCTCCCACGATCATCTCGAAGTTAGATGGCAGACTGGAGCAGTACAACCATGCCATTGAG GAGTCCTCTAAAGAGGGCAGTGTAGTAAAAGTAATGGATGTCCCAACACCGCCAGAACCCGTATCTGCTCGGAAGACCCTGTTTGAGGCGGGAGAAGCCTGGAATCCGAATTCAGCAAAGGCTGTGTCCTCCAAG GATACAGAGGGAATGAAGGTGGGTGTGGCAGATCTCATTAACCAATGGGTGAAAGGAAACAGTGATGTCAGCATCAAGAGCCCCTCCTCCAAAGCAGCT tgtcAGGATGTTAAGGCTGGTGAGGTGCGTAACATAAAATGCATGTGGGAAAATCTGGGAGATGCCTCATCACCGGATAAACAATTTGCAAAG GGACTGGCTGGAAAAAGGTACAAATTTGTTGAGAATGGGCACGGGAAATATGAGAAGGTCTTCATAAATGATGATACAAACTGA
- the lsp1b gene encoding lymphocyte-specific protein 1 isoform X2 yields the protein MSSSILRRNSSKKGLEKLQRITVQRSLEDAEEIEREQRRRARASSSTEPPMTPQDSPRTAQTLDNQGQNDLVPSYPSSLEEDEGFSDWTHLSRRKQGQMEHKDVETHLNGSRHSKLQLCSSSAQQSKLHDINVYDSTPFIKTRPPLSNQQNLDEVGDDVASGARDQERRDNIKAAEREEGETGQWCVEEDDPRRAKGHESSFWKKQNQSYDMDEKKEKKAEMKISYTSTVLLQQNGRQYITNGQEGRETNDRELKIQSNMDSSVDSAAVSSPESVSEEVFVKSNEENQQHRDTGDQTHEEVQRRMREEERERKRRDVMEKLKRLSISSGDPEEPFSPLSPRSPSYMITERTESLNRSIKKKNSIKKTQPPTIISKLDGRLEQYNHAIEESSKEGSVVKVMDVPTPPEPVSARKTLFEAGEAWNPNSAKAVSSKDTEGMKVGVADLINQWVKGNSDVSIKSPSSKAACQDVKAGEVRNIKCMWENLGDASSPDKQFAKGLAGKRYKFVENGHGKYEKVFINDDTN from the exons atgtccAGCTCAATCCTACGACGAAATTCCAGCAAGAAGGGATTGGAGAAACTCCAGAG AATCACTGTTCAGCGCAGTCTGGAGGATGCAGAAGAAATTGAGAGAGAACAACGACGCCGTGCAAGAGCCAGTTCCTCTACTGAGCCTCCTATGACCCCACAGGACAGCCCTCGCACTGCACAGACTCTGGACAACCA GGGTCAGAATGATCTGGTTCCAAGCTATCCATCCTCTTTGGAAGAGGACGAAGGCTTCAGCGATTGGACACATCTGAGCAGGCGCAAACAGGGACAAATGGAACATAAAGATGTAGAAACACATCTCAACGGCTCCCGTCACTCAAAACTCCAGCTTTGTTCCAGCTCTGCTCAACAAAGTAAACTGCATGATATAAATGTGTACGACAGCACCCCATTCATAAAGACCAGACCCCCCCTTTCAAACCAGCAAAACCTGGATGAGGTTGGTGATGATGTAGCCTCGGGTGCCAGAGACCAGGAAAGGAGGGATAACATTAAGGCAGCAGAGAGGGAGGAGGGAGAGACTGGACAGTGGTGTGTAGAGGAGGACGATCCAAGAAGGGCAAAAGGTCATGAGTCATCTTTCTGGAAAAAGCAAAATCAGAGCTATGACATGGATGAGAAG aaagaaaagaagGCAGAGATGAAGATTTCCTACACCTCCACAGTCCTCCTCCAACAGAATGGGAGACAATACATCACTAATGGACAAGAGGGGAGGGAAACAAATGACAG AGAACTGAAGATACAGAGCAACATGGACTCTTCAGTCGATTCAGCAGCTGTCAGCAGTCCAGAAAG TGTGTCTGAGGAGGTGTTTGTGAAGAGCAATGAAGAGAACCAGCAGCATAGAGACACGGGAGATCAGACTCATGAGGAGGTGCAGAGGAGGATGAGAGAGGAGGAgcgagagaggaagaggagggatGTGATGGAAAAGTTGAAGAGGTTGAGTATATCCAGTGGAGATCCAGAGGAGCCCTTCAGTCCTCTCAGCCCCAGGAGCCCCTCCTACATG ATTACTGAGAGGACTGAGTCTCTAAACCgctccattaaaaaaaa GAACAGCATAAAGAAGACCCAGCCTCCCACGATCATCTCGAAGTTAGATGGCAGACTGGAGCAGTACAACCATGCCATTGAG GAGTCCTCTAAAGAGGGCAGTGTAGTAAAAGTAATGGATGTCCCAACACCGCCAGAACCCGTATCTGCTCGGAAGACCCTGTTTGAGGCGGGAGAAGCCTGGAATCCGAATTCAGCAAAGGCTGTGTCCTCCAAG GATACAGAGGGAATGAAGGTGGGTGTGGCAGATCTCATTAACCAATGGGTGAAAGGAAACAGTGATGTCAGCATCAAGAGCCCCTCCTCCAAAGCAGCT tgtcAGGATGTTAAGGCTGGTGAGGTGCGTAACATAAAATGCATGTGGGAAAATCTGGGAGATGCCTCATCACCGGATAAACAATTTGCAAAG GGACTGGCTGGAAAAAGGTACAAATTTGTTGAGAATGGGCACGGGAAATATGAGAAGGTCTTCATAAATGATGATACAAACTGA
- the tnni2b.1 gene encoding troponin I type 2b (skeletal, fast), tandem duplicate 1 translates to MSEKKMSSSRRQHLKSLLLQIAHGLLEEESAEAEHEKQRYMEENCPAISLPGSMQELQELCRKLHQQIDAVDEQRYDTESKVAKSNKEIEDLKIKVQDLKGKFKKPVLKKVRMSADAMLQALLGSKHKVSLDLRANLKQVKKEVKEEEKDAVGDWRKNIEDKAGMDGRKKMFESEA, encoded by the exons ATGTCTGA GAAAAAGATGTCGTCCAGCCGCAGGCAACATCTGAAG AGCTTGTTGCTTCAGATTGCTCATGGCCTTTTGGAGGAAGAGTCTGCTGAGGCTGAGCACGAAAAACAGAGATACATGGAGGAGAACTGCCCTGCTATCTCATTGCCTGGAAGCATGCAGGAActacag GAGCTGTGTAGGAAGTTGCACCAGCAGATTGATGCCGTAGATGAACAAAGATATGATACGGAGAGCAAAGTGGCCAAGTCAAACAAAGAG ATTGAAGATCTGAAGATAAAGGTTCAGGACCTGAAAGGTAAATTCAAGAAACCTGTTCTGAAGAAAGTACGCATGTCTGCTGATGCCATGCTGCAGGCTCTGCTGGGCTCCAAACACAAGGTGTCTCTGGATCTAAGAGCCAACCTCAAACAGGTCAAGAAAGAAGTCAAGGAGGAG GAGAAGGACGCAGTGGGAGACTGGCGTAAGAACATCGAGGATAAGGCTGGTATGGATGGCAGGAAGAAGATGTTTGAGTCTGAGGCCTAA
- the tnni2b.2 gene encoding troponin I type 2b (skeletal, fast), tandem duplicate 2 isoform X3 has translation MSEKKMTSSRRHHLKSLILGIAKDLLTAEEKRVEEERASYMEEKCPPLSLPGSVQGLQDLCRELHQKIDVVDEERYDLSVKVTKSEKEIEDLKIKVQDLIGKFKKPALKKVRMSADAMLQALLGSKHKVSLDLRANLKQVKKEVKEEDKDAVGDWRKNIEDKAGMGGRKKMFESEA, from the exons ATGTCTGA AAAAAAGATGACCTCAAGCCGTCGGCACCATCTCAAG AGTTTGATACTGGGTATAGCCAAGGATCTGCTGACGGCTGAGGAAAAGCGTGTAGAGGAGGAAAGAGCTAGCTATATGGAGGAGAAATGTCCTCCTCTATCTCTGCCTGGCTCAGTGCAGGGATTACAG GATCTGTGCAGAGAGCTTCATCAGAAGATTGATGTGGTGGACGAGGAGAGATATGACCTGTCTGTTAAAGTGACCAAGAGTGAAAAAGAG ATTGAGGATCTGAAGATAAAGGTTCAGGACCTGATAGGTAAATTCAAGAAACCCGCTCTTAAGAAAGTACGCATGTCTGCTGACGCCATGCTGCAGGCTCTGCTGGGCTCCAAACACAAGGTGTCTCTGGATCTAAGAGCCAACCTCAAACAGGTCAAGAAAGAGGTTAAGGAGGAG GATAAGGACGCAGTGGGAGACTGGCGTAAGAACATCGAGGATAAGGCTGGCATGGGCGGCAGGAAGAAGATGTTTGAATCCGAGGCCTAA
- the tnni2b.2 gene encoding troponin I type 2b (skeletal, fast), tandem duplicate 2 isoform X2 has translation MIKRLPADPGLSCYPDFLKEEHNKPAIMSEKKMTSSRRHHLKSLILGIAKDLLTAEEKRVEEERASYMEEKCPPLSLPGSVQGLQDLCRELHQKIDVVDEERYDLSVKVTKSEKEIEDLKIKVQDLIGKFKKPALKKVRMSADAMLQALLGSKHKVSLDLRANLKQVKKEVKEEDKDAVGDWRKNIEDKAGMGGRKKMFESEA, from the exons AGGCTGCCTGCAGATCCTGGTCTGTCCTGTTACCCAGATTTTCTTAAAG AAGAGCACAACAAACCTGCCATCATGTCTGA AAAAAAGATGACCTCAAGCCGTCGGCACCATCTCAAG AGTTTGATACTGGGTATAGCCAAGGATCTGCTGACGGCTGAGGAAAAGCGTGTAGAGGAGGAAAGAGCTAGCTATATGGAGGAGAAATGTCCTCCTCTATCTCTGCCTGGCTCAGTGCAGGGATTACAG GATCTGTGCAGAGAGCTTCATCAGAAGATTGATGTGGTGGACGAGGAGAGATATGACCTGTCTGTTAAAGTGACCAAGAGTGAAAAAGAG ATTGAGGATCTGAAGATAAAGGTTCAGGACCTGATAGGTAAATTCAAGAAACCCGCTCTTAAGAAAGTACGCATGTCTGCTGACGCCATGCTGCAGGCTCTGCTGGGCTCCAAACACAAGGTGTCTCTGGATCTAAGAGCCAACCTCAAACAGGTCAAGAAAGAGGTTAAGGAGGAG GATAAGGACGCAGTGGGAGACTGGCGTAAGAACATCGAGGATAAGGCTGGCATGGGCGGCAGGAAGAAGATGTTTGAATCCGAGGCCTAA